From a single Cytophagales bacterium WSM2-2 genomic region:
- a CDS encoding sulfite reductase [NADPH] flavoprotein alpha-component, protein MLEVSKLNEINLLIERLSREELVWLNGYVEGLLKNGAPLQIEEAKTSGKLTIAFGTETGNSKKLAAEFTAKARKYGHTVKLVSLDQYRFSDLTKEENFVAVISTHGDGAPPDTARKFFDHLLQSKTELSQLRYSVLALGDSAYPLFCKAGEDVDNRFNELGAKRVINLQKCDVDFNEEAHVWFNEVLSYIGAKPVPAKTAEVKKTGKRIYSGKILTKINLNGSGSAKETYHFEIAADDLVYQPGDAVGIVPKNPLEEVEAIFQLLNIDKAVFIRYKEKEAKAEELLTHQLSVSYLPERVVGKYATIVKQQIPMQRIDLINLLRIYPPHDKEQSIQIVQSLEPITPRLYSISSSLKSHDGEVHITVAQNRFLLDGATRHGLCSDYLASLQQDSVVEFYIHRNSQFKLPAPDKDIIMIGPGTGVAPFRSFIEERYSDNASGKSWLFFGDQHFASDFLYQTEWQDYIRTGALTKMNVAFSRDQHKKVYVQDKMLEESGELFKWIEGGAIVYVCGAKETMSVDVEESLLKIIRSEGSMDEDGAIVYLSKLVNDGRYLKDVY, encoded by the coding sequence ATGCTTGAAGTTTCAAAACTCAATGAAATAAATCTATTGATCGAGCGACTCTCGCGTGAAGAGCTCGTGTGGCTAAATGGTTACGTGGAGGGGCTCCTTAAAAATGGTGCGCCTCTTCAAATTGAAGAGGCGAAAACTTCAGGCAAGCTGACCATCGCTTTTGGAACAGAGACTGGGAATTCAAAAAAACTGGCGGCCGAGTTTACAGCAAAGGCAAGAAAATATGGACACACTGTTAAACTTGTTTCCCTTGATCAATATCGGTTTTCGGATTTAACTAAGGAGGAGAATTTTGTAGCTGTGATCAGCACCCATGGTGATGGTGCGCCTCCTGATACAGCCCGCAAGTTCTTTGATCACCTTCTTCAAAGCAAGACAGAACTGAGTCAACTCCGATATAGTGTTTTGGCGTTGGGTGACAGTGCTTACCCGTTGTTTTGCAAAGCAGGTGAGGATGTGGACAACCGATTCAATGAATTGGGAGCTAAGCGAGTTATTAATTTGCAGAAATGTGATGTTGACTTCAATGAAGAAGCTCACGTATGGTTCAATGAAGTGCTCTCATATATTGGAGCTAAGCCTGTACCAGCGAAAACGGCAGAAGTAAAGAAGACTGGAAAAAGGATTTATTCAGGAAAAATATTGACGAAAATAAATCTCAATGGAAGTGGTTCTGCAAAGGAGACATATCATTTCGAAATAGCCGCAGACGACCTGGTATATCAACCCGGAGATGCTGTTGGAATTGTGCCCAAAAACCCGTTGGAAGAAGTGGAGGCAATCTTTCAGCTTCTGAATATTGACAAAGCCGTTTTCATTAGATACAAGGAGAAGGAAGCCAAGGCTGAAGAGCTATTGACTCATCAACTTTCAGTTTCATATCTGCCGGAGCGTGTGGTTGGTAAATACGCAACGATCGTAAAGCAGCAAATTCCGATGCAACGAATAGACTTAATCAATTTGTTGAGAATCTATCCACCGCATGACAAGGAACAATCGATTCAAATTGTGCAATCACTTGAGCCAATTACGCCAAGGCTGTATTCAATTTCGTCTTCACTGAAATCTCATGACGGTGAGGTTCACATAACGGTTGCACAGAATCGCTTTTTACTGGATGGAGCCACTCGTCATGGATTGTGCTCTGACTATCTCGCCAGTCTTCAGCAAGATTCAGTTGTTGAATTCTACATTCACAGGAATTCTCAGTTTAAGCTGCCAGCGCCCGACAAAGACATTATCATGATTGGTCCTGGTACGGGCGTAGCTCCATTCCGCTCATTTATAGAAGAAAGATATTCGGACAATGCTTCTGGCAAAAGTTGGCTGTTTTTTGGCGATCAACATTTTGCTTCTGATTTCCTTTATCAAACCGAATGGCAAGACTATATAAGGACAGGTGCTCTTACAAAAATGAATGTCGCCTTTTCACGCGATCAGCACAAGAAAGTATATGTACAGGACAAGATGTTGGAAGAGTCTGGAGAATTGTTCAAATGGATTGAGGGAGGAGCTATCGTTTACGTCTGTGGCGCAAAAGAGACGATGAGTGTTGACGTAGAAGAATCACTCCTGAAAATTATAAGGAGTGAAGGGAGCATGGACGAAGATGGAGCAATTGTTTATTTGAGCAAGTTGGTCAACGATGGAAGGTATTTGAAGGATGTTTACTAA
- the cysI gene encoding sulfite reductase [NADPH] hemoprotein beta-component, which translates to MNSLSPIEGIKKQSNGLRGTILEGLRDEITGAIPEDDQAVIKFHGMYQQDDRDIREERAEKKLERLYSFMIRLRLPGGFLTPDQWIAVHDIAGENSTGVIKITSRQTLQLHGVIKSKIRPTIHAFNAAKLDSIATCGDINRNVVCSSHPKQSPVHNEIFQYAEKISAMLMPKTRAYYEIWLNEEKIHEKSEEDVLYEDRYLPRKFKIAIAIPPNNDVDAFANDIGLIAIIDNEKLIGFNIAVGGGLSATHGNKETYPRLATTIGFVSGEENILRTVYEVLTIQRDYGNRSDRKLARLKYTIDKHGIDWFKSELEKRIGFPLEAERHFIFAERKDYYDWHKNHEGLWYYTIFTENGRVLDAENLKMKSALLEIARTRVASFRFTCNQNVIIADVNEKNRKLVQDILENYGLENHTAAASRIRKNSMACVALNTCPLALAEGQRYLPSLISKIEPLVEKYGLTSEDIIVRMTGCPNGCARPYVAEIGFVGTAYGKYNLHIGGDREGQRLNRLFKENLTESLILEELDKLFSGYSSQRKSGETFGDFTNRSYFN; encoded by the coding sequence ATGAATTCATTATCACCGATTGAAGGAATTAAAAAGCAAAGCAACGGCTTGCGCGGCACCATCCTTGAAGGCCTGCGCGATGAAATAACTGGTGCTATTCCTGAAGATGATCAAGCCGTGATCAAATTTCACGGGATGTATCAACAGGATGACCGGGACATTCGCGAAGAGCGAGCGGAGAAAAAACTGGAACGATTATATTCATTTATGATCCGCTTGCGACTTCCAGGAGGATTTTTGACTCCTGATCAGTGGATAGCCGTACATGACATTGCAGGAGAAAACTCCACAGGAGTCATCAAAATTACTTCACGTCAGACACTGCAATTGCACGGAGTGATTAAGTCGAAGATTAGGCCGACTATCCATGCATTCAATGCTGCAAAACTTGATTCAATTGCTACGTGTGGAGATATCAATCGTAATGTGGTTTGCAGCTCTCATCCGAAGCAATCGCCGGTTCACAATGAAATATTTCAGTACGCTGAAAAGATCAGTGCAATGCTGATGCCCAAGACCCGGGCCTATTACGAGATATGGCTTAATGAAGAAAAGATTCACGAGAAAAGCGAGGAGGATGTATTGTATGAAGACCGGTACCTTCCACGTAAGTTCAAAATAGCCATTGCTATTCCGCCAAACAATGATGTCGATGCGTTTGCGAATGATATCGGTTTGATTGCTATTATCGACAATGAAAAACTGATTGGTTTTAATATTGCTGTAGGTGGCGGACTTTCGGCAACACACGGCAATAAAGAAACATATCCGAGGTTAGCGACTACTATCGGATTTGTTTCTGGCGAAGAGAATATCTTAAGAACTGTCTACGAAGTATTGACTATACAACGCGATTATGGCAACCGAAGTGATCGCAAACTGGCACGACTAAAATATACGATTGACAAGCACGGAATAGACTGGTTTAAGTCAGAATTGGAAAAGCGGATTGGTTTCCCTCTTGAAGCTGAAAGGCATTTCATTTTCGCTGAAAGAAAAGATTACTATGACTGGCACAAAAATCACGAAGGGTTATGGTACTACACGATATTCACTGAGAATGGCCGTGTGCTGGATGCAGAAAATCTGAAGATGAAATCTGCTTTACTCGAAATAGCCAGGACCCGGGTAGCCAGTTTCCGGTTTACATGTAATCAAAATGTCATCATTGCAGATGTGAATGAGAAAAACAGAAAGCTGGTTCAGGATATTCTCGAAAATTATGGTTTGGAGAACCACACGGCAGCTGCTTCCCGTATCCGTAAAAACTCAATGGCTTGTGTAGCTCTGAATACTTGTCCTCTGGCACTCGCAGAAGGGCAACGTTACCTCCCGTCACTCATTTCAAAAATCGAACCTTTAGTGGAAAAGTACGGACTTACGTCAGAAGATATCATTGTTCGAATGACAGGCTGCCCGAATGGATGTGCACGTCCGTATGTGGCGGAGATTGGCTTTGTTGGCACTGCTTATGGTAAGTATAATCTTCATATTGGTGGTGACCGCGAGGGGCAACGCCTGAATAGACTTTTTAAAGAAAATCTTACTGAGAGTTTAATTCTCGAGGAATTAGATAAATTATTTTCTGGGTATAGCAGTCAACGCAAGTCTGGAGAAACTTTTGGTGATTTCACGAATCGCAGCTATTTCAATTGA
- the cysN gene encoding sulfate adenylyltransferase subunit 1: MDLLRLITAGSVDDGKSTLIGRLLFDSKSIMIDQLEAIGKQSRNKENGELDLALLTDGLRAEREQGITIDVAYKYFSTPRRKFILADTPGHIQYTRNMVTGASNADLAIVLVDARKGVIEQTKRHSIIASILGIKHVVVAVNKMDLVNFAQDTFSNIVVEYSRVAVSLGLSNIKYIPISALLGDNIVAKSQRMSWYEGETLLDFLETVNVDTHINLKGTRLPVQYVIRPQTEEFHDYRGYAGKIASGSLEVGDVVTIFPAGIRSKVVAIETGGFSTAKAFAPQSVVVRLEDNIDISRGDLIISGSLEPEITQELNVLLCWMDAKSLKPENKYFLQMNSRLVKSVLKEVEFKLDVNTLEKLQSPENVGLNDIVQVKIRTASPVAVDKYNVCKTTGSGILIDETSHATVAACLIQ, from the coding sequence ATGGACCTATTGAGACTTATTACCGCAGGGAGCGTTGACGATGGCAAGAGCACACTAATTGGCCGATTGCTTTTTGACAGCAAATCGATCATGATTGATCAATTAGAAGCAATTGGCAAGCAAAGCAGAAATAAAGAAAATGGAGAACTTGATCTGGCACTGTTGACTGATGGGCTACGTGCAGAACGTGAGCAGGGAATCACGATCGATGTGGCTTATAAATATTTCTCGACACCCAGAAGGAAGTTCATTCTTGCGGACACCCCGGGTCATATTCAGTACACCCGTAATATGGTGACAGGTGCATCCAACGCTGATCTTGCCATTGTTTTGGTTGATGCACGCAAAGGCGTGATTGAACAAACGAAACGGCATTCTATCATTGCTTCCATCTTAGGAATAAAGCATGTAGTGGTAGCTGTCAACAAAATGGATTTAGTCAATTTTGCTCAGGACACTTTCTCAAATATTGTGGTGGAATACTCCAGGGTGGCCGTGAGCCTTGGTCTGTCGAATATAAAATACATTCCTATCAGTGCGCTGTTGGGAGACAATATTGTAGCAAAATCGCAAAGAATGAGCTGGTACGAAGGGGAGACGCTTCTCGATTTCCTGGAAACGGTTAATGTCGATACACACATAAATCTGAAAGGTACCCGACTTCCTGTCCAATATGTTATTCGCCCTCAAACTGAAGAATTTCATGACTACCGTGGCTATGCTGGTAAGATTGCCAGCGGTTCACTGGAAGTCGGTGATGTAGTAACGATTTTTCCGGCAGGAATTAGGAGTAAAGTAGTAGCTATTGAAACAGGCGGCTTTTCAACGGCAAAGGCATTCGCTCCGCAGAGTGTGGTCGTGCGCCTGGAGGACAATATTGATATTAGCAGGGGAGATCTTATTATTAGCGGTTCACTGGAGCCTGAAATCACACAAGAACTTAATGTATTGTTGTGCTGGATGGATGCCAAATCGCTTAAGCCTGAGAATAAGTACTTTTTGCAGATGAACAGCCGGCTGGTAAAGAGCGTTTTGAAAGAAGTCGAATTCAAATTGGATGTGAACACGCTCGAAAAATTACAATCACCGGAAAATGTTGGGCTTAATGATATAGTGCAAGTAAAAATAAGAACAGCGTCACCGGTGGCGGTTGACAAGTATAACGTGTGTAAAACCACTGGAAGTGGCATATTAATAGACGAAACAAGTCATGCTACGGTGGCGGCATGCCTGATCCAGTAA
- a CDS encoding short-chain dehydrogenase: MEKKIALITGATSGIGEATARLLARNNFKLIICGRRQDRLAKLTGELSSWTEVTSSSFDVSDQAEVSQAIQSLSPAWRKIDVLINNAGNAHGLSPIQTGDLQDWDKMIDINVKGLLYVSREIMNGMIEHKTGHIINIGSIAGKEVYPNGNVYCASKYAVDAITKGMRFDLNPHGIKVTSINPGMVETEFSVVRFKGDSDRANNIYKGMQPLVACDIADLILFALTRPAHVVVADMLVLPVAQASATVVKREG; this comes from the coding sequence ATGGAAAAGAAAATTGCTCTCATTACCGGTGCGACTTCAGGGATCGGTGAGGCCACAGCTCGCTTACTTGCACGTAATAATTTCAAACTGATTATATGTGGCAGGCGGCAAGATCGACTGGCAAAACTCACTGGTGAGTTGTCTTCGTGGACGGAAGTGACTTCTTCCAGTTTTGATGTCAGCGATCAGGCAGAAGTTTCACAAGCTATTCAGTCATTGTCACCAGCATGGAGGAAAATTGATGTTTTGATTAACAATGCCGGAAATGCGCACGGGCTGTCCCCAATCCAGACCGGCGACCTTCAGGATTGGGACAAGATGATTGACATCAACGTTAAAGGCTTGCTGTATGTCTCCAGGGAGATCATGAATGGAATGATCGAACATAAAACAGGACACATCATTAATATAGGATCTATCGCTGGTAAAGAAGTTTACCCCAATGGAAATGTATACTGTGCGAGCAAGTATGCTGTGGATGCAATTACCAAAGGTATGCGCTTCGATCTCAATCCCCATGGCATCAAAGTAACGAGTATCAATCCCGGCATGGTAGAAACAGAATTCTCGGTTGTACGCTTCAAAGGAGATTCCGATCGTGCCAACAACATCTATAAAGGTATGCAGCCGCTTGTGGCCTGCGATATAGCTGACTTGATACTATTTGCTTTAACGCGTCCTGCGCATGTAGTTGTAGCTGATATGCTTGTTTTGCCAGTAGCCCAGGCCAGTGCCACGGTCGTCAAGCGCGAGGGGTAA
- the cysH gene encoding phosphoadenosine phosphosulfate reductase: MSKIKVGELNEELHGLSAEKGLALIGSRFGRNARFSTSFGLEDQVITHLIASSAPGIEIFTLDTGRLFQETYDVFALTAQKYQLQIVTYFPDQLKTEDLLKRKGPNSFYESVVNRKECCFIRKVEPLSRALTGASVWITGLRSEQSANRSQVAEMEWDDQYQLLKYNPLISWSWDEVRSFADHNSIPVNSLHRKGFPSIGCAPCTRAILPGEDARAGRWWWENSNKECGLHEHKAAPVLKS; encoded by the coding sequence ATGAGTAAAATTAAAGTCGGGGAATTGAACGAAGAACTTCATGGCTTATCAGCGGAAAAAGGACTTGCTCTAATTGGAAGTCGTTTTGGGCGTAACGCAAGATTTTCCACATCATTTGGATTGGAAGATCAGGTTATCACGCACCTGATTGCATCATCTGCACCTGGCATTGAGATATTCACATTAGATACGGGCCGACTTTTTCAGGAAACATATGATGTATTTGCACTGACTGCGCAAAAATACCAACTACAGATCGTGACCTATTTCCCTGATCAATTGAAGACAGAAGATCTTCTCAAGAGAAAAGGCCCGAACAGCTTTTACGAATCTGTAGTGAATCGAAAAGAGTGCTGTTTCATTCGCAAAGTAGAGCCTTTGAGCCGTGCACTTACCGGTGCATCCGTCTGGATAACAGGATTGCGGAGTGAGCAATCAGCCAACAGAAGCCAGGTTGCAGAGATGGAGTGGGACGATCAATATCAATTGTTGAAATATAATCCACTGATAAGCTGGAGTTGGGATGAGGTCCGGTCATTTGCAGATCATAATTCTATTCCAGTGAACTCTCTTCACAGAAAAGGATTCCCCAGTATTGGTTGCGCACCATGCACCAGAGCAATTTTGCCGGGCGAAGATGCGCGGGCAGGCAGATGGTGGTGGGAGAACTCCAATAAAGAGTGTGGTTTACATGAGCATAAAGCGGCTCCTGTTCTTAAATCCTAA
- a CDS encoding membrane protein, which yields MRQFLLLLFQLVVITSFAESAIRIHGSVKEETTNEPLPGVNIVVKGTVAGTITDEKGQFDLQLKGEFPLRIIASFIGYKSQEIEIISETQVVNITLVPTSVLAEEVVVTASRVEESVISSPVAIEKLDLRAIRETASSSFFDALESLKGVQFTTLSLGFKVPNTRGFTNTTNPRFLQMVDGADTQAPGLGVSIANTVGPNELDVESVEVTPGASSALYGLNALNGISNVITKSPFNFQGLSLYQKVGANHVNDNDFTPQLFTETGIRYAKAFHNRFAFKINASFLKGTDWVANDQRDLNPSGNSSTGLTGDDNPAKDPINSYGNESSYRKNLTLADNKVYQVARTGYAEKDLVNHNYGISNPKLDIALHYRVSQKAELSYTYRIGESQSVFQRGNRIRLDGYQIQQHRAELRGFNYFIRSYLTIENTTNSYNLGPAGASLDKAFKSDNDWYNDYKSGFQTAFGQGKSSAESHGYARVFADNGRYQPGTAAFDAKLNELIHVNNWDKGAQLILQNKLLHIEGQYDFGSRIRFANILVGADARDYFILPDGNSFLNPDKDHPYDQMTYYKVGGFVQATKKVLESKLKIVASVRLDKTEYFDPRINPRFALVYSPDNKNSFRLSVQNGYRFPTLFEGFSAVNNGGVYRYGGMPMLTQHLQLFENSYVRTTVDAFQKAFLNDVNTQGKTQAQAILDNRGLLVQNTYTYLKPEEITSFDVGYKGSLLNDKLFLDVDAYYNVYNNFIDQIEISVPGKGQVGALTNGLDSTIFSMADKSKYTTYRMWTNAKSTYFNYGASAGAHFNFYKKFTLGGNLSYAALQKVDAKDTGLETPFNTPRYIANVSFGNRALTERFGFMLSWRWQDSFVWKSQLANGIVAAYSTLDAQVTYKIPQLNSNIKFGGTNILNQNYTQYTAGPSIGVFYYITVTVDGLLKK from the coding sequence ATGAGGCAATTTTTACTTTTACTATTTCAATTGGTAGTGATCACATCCTTCGCGGAATCAGCCATCAGGATTCATGGCTCCGTAAAAGAGGAAACCACAAATGAACCACTCCCCGGTGTAAACATAGTCGTGAAGGGAACAGTAGCAGGAACAATTACGGACGAGAAGGGCCAGTTTGACCTTCAATTAAAAGGAGAGTTCCCATTGAGAATAATTGCTTCATTTATCGGCTACAAAAGCCAGGAAATTGAAATTATCAGTGAAACCCAAGTTGTTAACATTACCCTGGTACCAACTTCAGTTCTTGCAGAAGAGGTAGTAGTTACTGCGTCACGTGTGGAAGAGTCGGTAATTTCTTCACCTGTGGCAATCGAAAAACTTGATCTCCGCGCGATTCGCGAAACAGCTTCATCCAGTTTTTTTGATGCATTGGAAAGTCTTAAGGGAGTTCAGTTCACCACACTAAGCCTTGGATTTAAAGTGCCCAATACACGTGGATTTACTAATACAACAAACCCACGCTTTCTCCAGATGGTAGATGGTGCCGATACGCAAGCTCCGGGCCTCGGTGTTTCAATCGCTAATACCGTTGGTCCCAATGAGCTTGATGTGGAAAGCGTTGAAGTAACTCCGGGCGCATCTTCTGCACTTTATGGGTTGAATGCGCTGAACGGAATATCCAATGTCATCACAAAAAGCCCGTTTAATTTTCAAGGACTGAGTCTTTATCAGAAAGTCGGTGCTAACCATGTTAATGACAATGATTTCACACCCCAACTGTTTACCGAAACAGGCATTCGGTATGCCAAAGCTTTTCACAACCGGTTTGCTTTCAAAATCAATGCAAGTTTTTTAAAAGGAACAGACTGGGTAGCTAATGATCAACGTGACTTGAACCCGTCAGGAAACTCGTCTACAGGTTTAACCGGTGATGACAATCCTGCGAAAGATCCCATTAACTCTTATGGCAACGAAAGTTCATACCGGAAGAACCTTACCCTCGCTGATAATAAAGTTTACCAGGTTGCCAGAACCGGTTATGCGGAGAAAGATCTGGTTAACCACAATTATGGCATAAGTAATCCTAAGCTTGATATAGCTCTTCACTATCGGGTTTCACAGAAAGCTGAACTGTCCTACACTTACCGGATCGGTGAATCGCAATCAGTCTTCCAGCGCGGCAATCGCATCCGCCTTGATGGCTATCAGATCCAGCAGCATCGTGCTGAACTTCGGGGTTTCAATTATTTCATACGCAGCTATCTCACCATTGAGAATACTACGAACTCCTACAACCTGGGGCCTGCAGGGGCTTCTCTCGATAAAGCATTTAAAAGTGATAATGATTGGTACAATGATTATAAGTCAGGTTTCCAAACGGCATTTGGCCAGGGAAAATCTTCCGCGGAGAGTCATGGATATGCACGCGTTTTCGCGGATAACGGCAGGTATCAACCAGGTACAGCAGCGTTTGATGCGAAACTAAATGAGTTGATCCATGTCAACAATTGGGACAAGGGAGCTCAGTTAATTTTGCAGAACAAATTGTTGCATATCGAAGGGCAATATGATTTTGGCAGCCGGATTCGATTCGCAAACATTCTGGTTGGGGCAGACGCGCGCGATTATTTTATCCTTCCCGATGGAAACAGTTTCCTGAACCCCGACAAGGATCATCCTTATGATCAAATGACTTACTATAAAGTTGGAGGGTTCGTTCAGGCAACGAAGAAAGTACTGGAGTCGAAACTTAAGATAGTGGCTTCGGTCCGTTTGGATAAAACAGAATATTTTGATCCCAGGATCAACCCCCGGTTTGCTTTGGTTTATTCACCGGACAACAAAAACAGTTTTCGTTTGTCAGTTCAAAACGGTTATCGCTTCCCGACTCTTTTCGAAGGGTTCTCGGCAGTGAACAACGGAGGGGTTTACCGTTATGGTGGCATGCCCATGCTTACTCAGCATTTGCAATTATTTGAGAACTCGTATGTTCGAACTACTGTCGATGCATTTCAAAAGGCATTTCTCAATGATGTGAATACCCAGGGGAAAACCCAGGCGCAGGCTATTCTCGACAACCGGGGATTGCTTGTACAAAATACCTATACCTATCTGAAGCCCGAGGAGATTACTTCGTTCGATGTGGGATATAAAGGCTCATTGCTGAATGACAAGTTGTTTTTGGACGTAGATGCTTACTATAATGTCTACAACAACTTTATTGATCAGATTGAAATTTCTGTGCCAGGAAAGGGACAAGTAGGTGCACTTACCAACGGATTGGATTCAACTATTTTTTCAATGGCTGACAAATCGAAATACACAACCTACCGCATGTGGACGAATGCCAAAAGCACTTACTTTAATTACGGTGCCAGTGCAGGGGCTCATTTCAATTTTTATAAAAAATTCACCCTGGGCGGAAACCTGAGTTATGCTGCACTGCAAAAGGTTGATGCGAAAGACACAGGTTTGGAGACGCCATTTAATACACCCAGATATATTGCAAATGTTAGTTTTGGAAACCGTGCTTTAACTGAACGCTTCGGCTTTATGCTTTCATGGCGCTGGCAGGATTCGTTTGTTTGGAAATCTCAGTTGGCGAACGGCATTGTGGCAGCTTACTCGACTCTGGATGCGCAGGTAACCTATAAAATCCCGCAACTAAATTCGAATATCAAGTTTGGAGGAACAAATATCTTGAACCAGAACTATACCCAATACACTGCCGGGCCGTCCATTGGAGTGTTCTACTATATAACAGTCACTGTTGACGGACTACTGAAAAAATAG
- a CDS encoding uroporphyrin-III C-methyltransferase yields the protein MRSNQNKGRVILAGAGPGDPDLVTIKTLNYIKTADVLIVDRLVNHSLLSYAKLGASFFFAGKEGGNPYSFAQENINELLVSEALQGKQVLRLKGGDVSFFSNIFSELEVLVANGIRYEIVPGVTAASGAAACAGIPLTARGLSSAVRFLSYVHPELIDDCGMHELAMTEDTLVFYMSSRNLPFLIERFLKHERPNHKWVAVVEQATTPSQRVFAHRLDEFLQATQNVEFKTPAVIIVGKVAELHQRFDWFNSSHSPEDFFAPLQNSFNSGLKYA from the coding sequence ATGAGATCAAATCAAAACAAAGGTAGAGTGATTCTGGCAGGCGCGGGACCTGGCGACCCGGATTTAGTTACCATAAAAACGCTGAACTACATTAAAACCGCAGATGTGCTTATTGTTGATCGTCTGGTCAATCATTCTTTGCTCAGCTATGCCAAGTTGGGGGCAAGTTTCTTTTTTGCAGGCAAAGAAGGAGGGAACCCTTATTCATTTGCGCAAGAAAACATAAATGAGCTCCTGGTTTCTGAAGCCCTGCAGGGGAAACAGGTGCTAAGATTAAAAGGGGGTGATGTTTCTTTCTTCTCCAATATTTTTTCTGAATTAGAAGTACTTGTGGCCAATGGCATCCGCTATGAGATTGTTCCCGGGGTTACGGCTGCATCCGGTGCCGCAGCATGTGCCGGCATTCCACTCACCGCCCGCGGCTTGTCGAGCGCAGTGCGTTTCCTATCCTATGTCCATCCCGAATTGATAGATGATTGTGGAATGCATGAGCTGGCGATGACAGAAGACACGCTTGTATTTTATATGTCTTCAAGGAATTTGCCTTTTTTGATCGAGAGGTTTTTGAAACACGAGCGACCTAACCACAAATGGGTAGCGGTTGTGGAACAAGCAACAACTCCAAGTCAACGGGTATTTGCCCACCGGCTTGATGAGTTTTTACAAGCTACTCAGAACGTTGAGTTTAAAACTCCTGCAGTGATCATTGTTGGAAAAGTGGCTGAACTTCACCAGCGGTTTGATTGGTTCAACTCTTCTCACTCCCCGGAAGATTTCTTCGCTCCATTACAAAATTCCTTTAACAGCGGCCTGAAGTATGCTTGA
- the cysD_2 gene encoding sulfate adenylyltransferase, which produces MSLAYLNELESEAIHILREVAGQFERPALLFSGGKDSITLVRLAEKAFRPGRFPFPLVHIDTGHNFPEAIQYRDKLIQDLGEKLIVGSVEDTIKRKGLSESKGKFASRNALQTHTLLEVIEAHGFDACIGGARRDEEKARAKERIFSVRNEFGQWDPKLQRPELWNIYNGRINKGENVRVFPISNWTELDVWNYIRQENIDLPSIYFSHQRSCISYQNQLVAVSSFINIDENDLIVSKRVRYRTVGDMTCTAAIESEANTIDEIINEIITTKTSERGETRIDDKVSEAAMEDRKKNGYF; this is translated from the coding sequence ATGAGTTTAGCATACCTGAATGAGTTGGAGTCAGAAGCCATTCACATTTTGCGAGAAGTGGCCGGACAGTTTGAGAGGCCAGCGTTGCTTTTTTCGGGTGGGAAAGATTCGATTACACTCGTGCGTTTGGCAGAAAAAGCGTTTCGCCCGGGAAGGTTTCCATTTCCATTGGTGCACATCGATACAGGCCACAATTTTCCTGAGGCTATTCAGTACCGGGATAAACTTATACAGGATTTGGGAGAAAAGTTAATTGTTGGGAGCGTTGAGGACACAATCAAACGAAAAGGTCTTTCGGAGTCTAAAGGAAAGTTTGCCAGTCGTAATGCTTTGCAGACGCATACTCTTCTGGAAGTGATCGAGGCACATGGATTCGATGCATGCATTGGAGGAGCGCGAAGAGATGAAGAGAAAGCAAGGGCTAAGGAAAGAATATTCTCCGTGCGCAATGAGTTTGGGCAATGGGATCCGAAATTGCAACGCCCCGAATTGTGGAATATATATAACGGCAGGATAAACAAGGGAGAAAATGTTCGGGTTTTCCCTATCAGTAATTGGACGGAACTGGATGTTTGGAATTATATCCGCCAGGAAAATATTGACCTGCCCTCGATCTATTTCTCGCATCAGAGAAGCTGCATATCCTATCAGAATCAGTTAGTCGCAGTTTCATCTTTTATCAATATTGATGAAAACGATTTGATTGTCAGTAAAAGAGTGCGCTATCGTACGGTAGGTGACATGACCTGCACCGCTGCAATTGAATCAGAAGCGAATACGATTGATGAAATTATAAACGAGATCATTACAACGAAGACCAGTGAGCGAGGGGAAACACGAATTGATGACAAGGTTTCGGAAGCAGCAATGGAGGACAGGAAAAAGAACGGCTATTTTTAA